Proteins encoded by one window of Candidatus Obscuribacter sp.:
- a CDS encoding TIGR03067 domain-containing protein: MLKELIGKWKVIGCQLNGEWLPYSIFQEFRYSFKEDDTFSLAWAECSYPQYVGGFPKSKTGKVIIYPDTKPQQMDLRPTDGPFAGKALQGIFELDHDVLKAIFAFPDHDRPEVFQTKNGQVYEIWQRVD, encoded by the coding sequence ATGCTCAAAGAATTGATTGGAAAATGGAAAGTAATCGGCTGCCAGCTCAATGGAGAGTGGCTCCCCTACAGTATTTTTCAAGAGTTTCGCTACAGCTTTAAAGAGGATGATACTTTTAGCCTGGCCTGGGCTGAGTGCTCCTATCCTCAGTATGTAGGCGGGTTTCCTAAGAGTAAAACCGGCAAAGTAATTATCTACCCGGACACCAAGCCCCAACAAATGGACCTGCGTCCGACCGATGGACCTTTTGCAGGCAAGGCTTTGCAAGGCATCTTTGAGCTAGATCACGATGTGCTTAAAGCAATCTTTGCCTTCCCAGATCATGATCGCCCAGAGGTCTTCCAAACCAAAAACGGACAGGTTTACGAGATCTGGCAGCGCGTAGACTGA
- a CDS encoding cupin domain-containing protein: MVDPVQAIINELGLKPHPEGGYYIETYRSKKSFNTGGKRRAACTAIYYLLTRDTFSEMHRLAHDEIFHFYLGDKVEMLQLHPDGKSSVVWLGGEVLTGQTLQCIVPAGVWQGSRLAPGGRYALLGCTVSPGFDFADYERGDRTSLMQQYPSQTPMIEALTRTGVEVDSPNR, encoded by the coding sequence ATTGTTGACCCCGTGCAGGCCATAATCAACGAACTCGGTCTCAAACCCCATCCTGAGGGTGGATATTATATTGAGACTTATCGCTCCAAAAAGAGCTTTAACACAGGCGGCAAGCGGCGCGCGGCCTGCACTGCCATTTATTATTTGTTGACCCGCGATACGTTTTCTGAGATGCATCGCCTCGCCCACGATGAGATTTTTCATTTTTATCTTGGTGACAAAGTCGAAATGTTGCAGCTGCACCCAGATGGCAAAAGCAGCGTTGTCTGGCTCGGTGGAGAAGTTTTGACTGGTCAAACACTGCAGTGTATTGTGCCGGCAGGTGTCTGGCAGGGCTCCAGGCTTGCTCCTGGCGGACGTTATGCCTTGCTTGGATGTACAGTGTCACCTGGCTTTGATTTTGCTGACTATGAGCGGGGCGATCGCACCTCATTGATGCAGCAATACCCGTCGCAAACACCCATGATCGAGGCTTTGACACGCACAGGAGTTGAGGTTGACAGCCCCAATCGCTAA
- a CDS encoding DUF302 domain-containing protein codes for MTQPSVAPPIVTKESPYSVKETADRLEQILHDKNIQLFARINHGQAAKDNGLELEDEELLIFGDPKVGTYLMQECPETGIELPLKIIIWHAQKTWIGYREPQELLTDYSIVEHRFTIKKMSGLLSTLVTEAIKK; via the coding sequence ATGACTCAACCATCAGTTGCTCCACCCATCGTCACAAAAGAAAGCCCCTACTCTGTAAAAGAGACTGCAGACAGGCTAGAGCAGATATTGCATGACAAAAACATCCAGCTCTTTGCTCGCATCAACCACGGACAAGCGGCCAAAGACAACGGACTGGAGCTAGAGGACGAAGAATTACTGATTTTTGGTGATCCCAAAGTAGGCACCTATCTCATGCAAGAATGCCCTGAAACAGGCATAGAGCTGCCTCTCAAGATCATTATCTGGCATGCGCAAAAGACCTGGATAGGCTACCGCGAGCCTCAGGAGCTATTAACTGATTATTCAATTGTAGAGCACCGCTTTACCATCAAAAAGATGTCGGGGCTCCTGTCTACCCTGGTCACCGAAGCAATCAAAAAATAG
- a CDS encoding 6-carboxytetrahydropterin synthase, giving the protein MPGQRTVTAARRLQFCAGHRVYKHESKCANLHGHNYVVMLHAVACPDAINAQSAGGDEHLNHSDGLDALGRVIDFGKLKALFAPWIESNWDHGFILYKEDVEGIAALKQIAGQKLFILDTNPTAENMALYLLHDLAPTLLKGSGVKLTAVELWETENCFVRVDDAR; this is encoded by the coding sequence ATGCCAGGTCAACGCACAGTCACCGCTGCTCGGCGCTTGCAGTTTTGCGCCGGTCACAGAGTCTACAAGCATGAGAGTAAGTGCGCTAACTTGCATGGTCACAACTATGTCGTGATGCTGCATGCGGTGGCATGTCCTGATGCGATCAATGCTCAATCCGCAGGTGGCGATGAGCATTTAAATCATAGTGATGGTCTTGATGCTCTCGGTCGTGTTATCGATTTTGGCAAGCTCAAAGCACTCTTTGCTCCCTGGATAGAGTCTAATTGGGACCATGGCTTTATCCTCTATAAAGAGGATGTGGAGGGCATCGCCGCCCTCAAGCAAATAGCCGGACAAAAGCTATTTATCCTGGATACAAATCCCACTGCCGAAAACATGGCTCTTTATCTATTGCATGATCTTGCTCCAACCCTGCTCAAAGGCAGCGGTGTCAAGCTCACAGCAGTGGAGTTGTGGGAAACTGAGAATTGTTTTGTCAGGGTGGATGATGCTCGGTAA
- a CDS encoding CPBP family intramembrane metalloprotease: MRDITMWNPFLLTKKYRKWVVFFWSLAPWCMLYFGLHYFHSIVWSFALYHGGCLIPAIVLNRSHWIKHLERPKARDLMWWALAVVGFSTFTYVTYYMLGNLLVDRRLALISILERGFHFSWFLPLSIYFLTINPILEEFFWRGVVLNELCDKDEHLWSPSCIWTNFAFSAWHFLVIKLFVSPPFVPVAVIVVLSVGFFMSWMYRRKNTLVLPVLWHSMVFDLAVIIILAMVLYAPVLGAAEADLRPLLDKLQ, encoded by the coding sequence GTGAGAGACATTACTATGTGGAATCCCTTTTTACTGACAAAAAAATATCGCAAGTGGGTGGTCTTTTTCTGGTCACTGGCACCCTGGTGCATGCTTTATTTTGGCTTGCATTATTTCCATAGTATCGTTTGGAGTTTTGCCCTGTATCACGGCGGGTGCTTAATCCCTGCCATTGTACTCAATCGTAGTCACTGGATTAAACATCTTGAGCGCCCCAAAGCCCGAGACTTAATGTGGTGGGCGCTGGCAGTAGTTGGCTTTAGCACTTTTACCTATGTGACTTACTACATGCTGGGCAATTTGCTTGTTGACAGGCGCCTGGCATTAATTAGCATTCTTGAGCGCGGTTTTCATTTTTCGTGGTTTTTGCCGCTCAGTATTTACTTTTTGACCATCAATCCTATCCTTGAAGAATTCTTCTGGCGCGGCGTTGTGCTAAACGAGCTGTGCGATAAAGATGAGCATTTGTGGAGTCCGTCATGTATCTGGACCAACTTTGCTTTTAGTGCCTGGCACTTCCTTGTGATCAAACTTTTTGTCAGCCCACCATTTGTGCCGGTGGCGGTGATAGTGGTGTTATCAGTGGGCTTTTTTATGTCCTGGATGTATCGTCGCAAAAACACGCTTGTATTGCCTGTGCTGTGGCACTCAATGGTCTTTGATCTGGCAGTGATTATAATACTGGCGATGGTGCTATACGCACCGGTGCTCGGTGCGGCTGAGGCTGACTTGCGTCCGCTTTTAGATAAGTTGCAATAG
- a CDS encoding pilus assembly protein, with amino-acid sequence MDKIKMESLSKPCLNQLRRLLMRQPPLKPSGRRPSGGVLVEAVLSSCFFVPLIVFLIWGVLEVSFAYVIGVNMTEASQLAARALADEFTKNPRVAQSEQLQQKVFERIRIPNMVSCNEQFEIPAGGWVTKTLPRSITVNCTYLPGAGDPALPLFPSPDPLKIGSKVSIRSSSTTPLF; translated from the coding sequence GTGGATAAGATCAAAATGGAGTCTCTGTCAAAACCCTGCCTCAATCAGCTGCGGAGATTGTTGATGCGCCAGCCTCCTCTCAAACCATCGGGTCGCAGGCCCTCTGGCGGCGTACTCGTAGAGGCTGTTTTATCTTCGTGCTTTTTTGTACCCCTGATTGTGTTTTTGATCTGGGGCGTACTTGAAGTCTCATTTGCCTACGTAATAGGCGTCAACATGACAGAGGCGTCCCAACTCGCCGCCCGGGCGCTTGCTGACGAATTTACCAAAAACCCGCGCGTAGCCCAATCAGAGCAATTACAGCAAAAAGTTTTTGAGCGTATACGCATACCCAATATGGTCAGCTGCAATGAGCAATTTGAAATCCCGGCAGGAGGCTGGGTGACTAAGACATTGCCTCGCTCAATCACTGTCAACTGCACCTATCTACCCGGCGCTGGCGACCCAGCACTACCACTGTTTCCCAGTCCTGACCCACTTAAAATTGGCAGTAAAGTGTCCATCCGCTCCAGCAGCACTACTCCACTTTTTTAG
- a CDS encoding aldehyde dehydrogenase family protein, producing MSTVTKARFGLSGDQLAIHIGTGAKKASGAALEIHSPIDGELMATMQMAQAADVPAVIDAAKQAFGKWRTVPAPVRGEFVRRIGEKARVRKAELAEILSNEVGKTTQEALGEIQEFIDVCDFAVGLSRQLHGLTIASERPAHRMMEQWHPLGPIGVITAFNFPVAVWAWNAMLAFVCGDSVIWKPSEKAPLCALACQKLVNDVIAEFDVVDIKGLALSSVVVGMADVGEAISSSADIPLVSATGSTRMGIAVAQTVAKRLGRSLLELGGNNAMIVAPTADLEMAMRAIVFAAVGTAGQRCTTLRRLIVHTTQHDALVEKLKKVYSNLPIGDPREQGKLVGPLIDKAAFDAMQDALTQAKAEGGKVFGGERVEKGVPAKGYYVRPALVEISAKAKIVQHETFAPILYVMTYDNLDDAIEMQNDVPQGLSSAIFTADVREAELFMSPAGSDCGIANVNIGTSGAEIGGAFGGEKQTGGGRESGSDSWKNYMRRTTNTINYSKELPLAQGVKFDV from the coding sequence ATGAGCACGGTTACAAAGGCCCGCTTTGGTTTGAGTGGCGACCAGCTAGCAATCCACATTGGTACAGGCGCTAAAAAAGCTAGCGGCGCAGCCCTTGAGATCCACTCACCCATCGATGGCGAGCTGATGGCCACCATGCAAATGGCTCAGGCTGCTGATGTGCCTGCTGTAATTGATGCTGCCAAGCAGGCTTTTGGCAAATGGCGCACCGTGCCAGCTCCTGTACGTGGCGAGTTTGTCCGCCGCATAGGCGAAAAGGCCAGAGTGCGCAAAGCTGAGCTAGCCGAAATCCTCTCAAACGAAGTTGGTAAAACCACACAAGAAGCTCTGGGCGAAATCCAAGAATTTATCGATGTCTGCGACTTTGCCGTCGGTCTCTCTCGTCAGCTCCATGGACTGACCATCGCCTCCGAGCGTCCCGCTCACCGCATGATGGAGCAGTGGCATCCACTAGGACCAATCGGTGTTATTACAGCTTTTAACTTCCCTGTGGCTGTGTGGGCCTGGAATGCCATGCTGGCATTTGTCTGTGGCGACTCAGTAATCTGGAAGCCATCCGAAAAAGCCCCGCTTTGCGCTCTGGCATGCCAGAAGCTGGTCAATGATGTGATCGCTGAATTTGATGTGGTTGATATCAAAGGACTGGCTCTATCCAGCGTTGTAGTCGGTATGGCTGATGTCGGCGAAGCGATCTCAAGCTCTGCTGATATCCCACTGGTCTCAGCTACTGGTTCGACCCGCATGGGTATTGCTGTGGCACAGACTGTGGCTAAGCGTCTTGGTCGTTCGCTTTTGGAGTTGGGTGGCAACAACGCAATGATTGTGGCTCCTACTGCCGATCTCGAAATGGCTATGCGCGCTATCGTGTTTGCTGCTGTCGGCACCGCTGGTCAGCGCTGCACCACATTGCGCCGCTTGATTGTGCACACCACACAACATGATGCTCTTGTCGAAAAACTCAAAAAGGTCTACTCCAACTTGCCCATCGGCGATCCCCGTGAGCAAGGCAAGCTAGTCGGTCCACTAATCGACAAAGCTGCTTTTGATGCCATGCAGGATGCTCTGACCCAGGCTAAGGCTGAGGGCGGCAAAGTATTTGGTGGCGAAAGAGTAGAAAAAGGCGTGCCCGCTAAAGGCTATTACGTCCGTCCTGCTCTCGTGGAAATCTCTGCTAAAGCCAAGATTGTGCAACATGAGACTTTTGCGCCAATTTTGTATGTCATGACTTATGACAATCTAGATGATGCTATTGAGATGCAAAACGATGTGCCTCAAGGACTCTCGTCTGCCATCTTTACTGCTGATGTGCGCGAAGCCGAACTCTTTATGTCACCTGCTGGCAGCGACTGCGGCATAGCCAACGTCAATATCGGCACCAGTGGCGCTGAGATTGGTGGCGCCTTTGGTGGCGAGAAGCAAACTGGTGGTGGCCGTGAATCTGGCTCTGACTCATGGAAAAACTACATGCGCAGAACCACTAACACAATCAACTACTCCAAAGAATTGCCTCTCGCTCAGGGCGTCAAATTTGACGTGTAA
- a CDS encoding protein kinase: MDQRSEQARSQLFTVKLDKNAVYMLAEQDQALHSAQQRPQPRSALQSRQAPPARRNLSVNQVIDGKYRILEPIGQGGMGAVFRVFHIQLDKEVALKTFVTDALTEEAWLRFQREAQAIARLNHLNVVKVFDFGVDSDGVPYYTMELLRGRSLAQVIDQEGGFDQKRTISTFIMVARGLAAAHSRGIIHRDIKPGNILLMEDNSGRYEESVKLVDFGIATLVSDSDNVAPQGESGVIFGSPLYMSPEQFRGDKLTPGTDLYSFGCTLFEALTTKPPFFGANAIETMSMHLNAAPPTLDSALPAMDVPQRLERLLGSLLAKDVQDRPADFSVVERELLAVLERLEATAALASKASIKRLATAAPIDDEHDDGETRAELLPHSFWKRSVISTIALSSLLILGIAGGAAVLQKPLKALLSGGSKNARVSQLQSGASEVVSDDVLATSTGEAPPIKPSSVDNSIEKGTFEFATDRMEGVIAAVEKTPTESAALIAKLRSTAPGSFDQTSDIDRQSHQRHFNFPPGVNLGEFLIKVGNGKQEKIVAKGDVLLPNKVWFKPNKLVAACPEVLNGFKNDSINAVSTDENCLLNDKHMRIITRWRQLGGMDLDARLVTRGSLPDLKNLKKLNSFGLAYIPVPADELGRAYDLTNMKVINISGVKNVRQLLLNLGPRFNPKVFYLQNCQLNDDDLKLLSKNTALEEVSVRDNPKITDVGVRALLTCKRLKKIELPGTSVTPAVAEILAGFEYLTNAVVNTRIWNEEQRQMFDAKLPTRINLADH; this comes from the coding sequence ATGGACCAGCGCAGTGAGCAGGCAAGATCCCAGCTTTTTACAGTTAAGCTGGATAAAAATGCTGTCTACATGCTGGCTGAGCAGGATCAGGCACTGCATAGCGCACAGCAAAGACCCCAACCCCGCTCTGCTTTGCAGTCACGTCAAGCGCCTCCAGCTAGGCGCAATTTGTCCGTAAACCAAGTAATAGACGGTAAATACCGGATTTTGGAGCCTATCGGACAGGGTGGCATGGGGGCTGTATTCAGAGTCTTTCATATTCAGCTTGATAAAGAGGTGGCACTCAAAACTTTTGTCACCGATGCCTTGACTGAAGAAGCCTGGCTCAGGTTTCAGCGAGAAGCCCAGGCAATCGCCAGGCTCAATCACCTCAATGTGGTCAAGGTCTTTGACTTTGGTGTTGATAGCGACGGTGTGCCCTATTACACGATGGAGCTTTTGCGAGGGCGGTCGCTTGCCCAGGTAATCGATCAAGAAGGCGGATTTGATCAAAAGCGCACCATTAGCACTTTTATCATGGTTGCACGTGGACTCGCTGCTGCGCATAGCAGGGGGATAATTCACCGGGACATCAAGCCAGGCAACATTTTACTGATGGAGGACAATAGCGGACGCTACGAAGAATCAGTCAAGTTAGTGGACTTTGGCATAGCAACCCTGGTCTCTGATAGCGACAATGTGGCGCCTCAGGGTGAATCCGGCGTTATATTTGGTAGTCCGCTCTATATGAGTCCAGAGCAGTTTCGTGGAGATAAGTTAACACCAGGCACGGACCTCTATAGTTTTGGTTGTACTTTGTTTGAGGCTTTGACCACTAAGCCGCCTTTTTTTGGGGCTAACGCTATTGAGACAATGAGTATGCATCTCAATGCTGCGCCGCCTACTCTGGATTCTGCGCTGCCGGCGATGGATGTACCTCAGCGACTTGAGCGTCTTTTGGGCAGTCTTTTGGCCAAAGATGTGCAAGATCGTCCAGCTGATTTTAGTGTCGTGGAGCGCGAGTTACTGGCTGTGCTGGAGCGCCTTGAGGCTACGGCAGCATTGGCAAGTAAAGCTTCCATCAAGCGACTGGCGACTGCCGCTCCGATAGATGATGAGCATGATGATGGCGAAACAAGGGCAGAACTTTTGCCGCACAGCTTTTGGAAGCGAAGCGTTATCTCTACTATCGCACTGTCATCGCTGCTGATACTTGGTATCGCTGGCGGTGCGGCGGTCTTGCAAAAGCCGCTCAAAGCTCTGCTGAGTGGCGGTAGCAAAAATGCGAGAGTTAGCCAGCTCCAGTCTGGTGCATCGGAAGTTGTGTCTGACGATGTTCTGGCCACGTCTACAGGCGAGGCTCCGCCAATCAAGCCCTCGAGTGTTGATAATTCTATCGAGAAAGGAACATTTGAGTTTGCCACTGATCGGATGGAAGGAGTTATTGCGGCAGTTGAAAAAACTCCAACTGAGTCCGCTGCATTGATAGCTAAGTTGAGGTCTACAGCCCCAGGATCATTTGACCAAACTAGTGATATTGACAGGCAGTCTCATCAAAGGCATTTTAATTTTCCTCCTGGTGTTAATCTCGGTGAGTTCTTAATCAAAGTAGGCAACGGTAAACAAGAAAAAATTGTTGCCAAAGGAGATGTGCTGTTACCAAATAAAGTCTGGTTCAAGCCAAACAAGCTAGTGGCAGCTTGCCCAGAGGTGCTCAATGGATTTAAGAACGACAGTATCAATGCTGTTAGCACTGATGAGAATTGTTTGTTAAATGACAAGCATATGAGAATAATCACGCGTTGGCGCCAGCTTGGTGGTATGGATCTTGATGCCAGGCTGGTTACCAGGGGTAGCTTGCCCGATCTCAAAAACCTAAAAAAGCTAAATTCTTTTGGATTGGCGTATATCCCTGTACCGGCAGATGAGTTAGGGCGAGCTTACGATCTCACCAACATGAAAGTAATCAATATCTCAGGTGTCAAAAATGTCCGACAACTTTTACTCAACTTGGGGCCTAGATTTAATCCAAAGGTATTTTACTTACAAAATTGTCAGTTGAATGATGATGATCTCAAATTGCTCAGCAAAAATACGGCTCTTGAGGAAGTTAGTGTGCGAGACAATCCGAAGATTACTGATGTCGGTGTTAGGGCGCTACTTACCTGCAAGCGTCTCAAAAAAATAGAGTTGCCGGGTACTAGTGTCACACCTGCTGTTGCTGAGATCCTGGCTGGTTTTGAATATTTGACAAATGCTGTGGTCAACACAAGAATTTGGAACGAAGAACAAAGGCAGATGTTTGACGCAAAGTTGCCTACACGAATTAATTTAGCCGATCACTAG
- a CDS encoding transcriptional repressor translates to MERNTQQRKAIVNVIDAEQRPLSVQEILDLATHECPGLGIATVYRNVRALVEDNKLIVVELPGGAVLYEKPGVHHHHHFACTSCQKVFDIFDCGLNLQTILPSGFRLDSHEILLSGSCDKCMHK, encoded by the coding sequence TTGGAGCGCAATACACAACAACGCAAAGCAATCGTCAATGTGATTGATGCCGAACAGCGCCCGCTGTCAGTACAGGAGATCCTGGATCTGGCTACTCATGAGTGTCCTGGACTGGGCATAGCAACGGTCTACCGCAATGTCAGAGCGCTGGTTGAGGACAACAAACTAATTGTTGTAGAGCTACCTGGCGGCGCTGTCCTCTACGAAAAACCAGGTGTACATCACCATCATCACTTTGCCTGTACCAGCTGTCAAAAAGTATTTGATATTTTTGACTGCGGACTCAACTTGCAGACTATTTTGCCATCAGGGTTTCGCCTGGATAGTCACGAGATTTTGCTGTCAGGATCTTGCGATAAATGTATGCACAAGTAG
- a CDS encoding DNA alkylation repair protein, which produces MTAPIAKYVRAELKALAQPAKAEEMAAYMRTEMPFYGVQKPERLPVIREFKRQFAPHSLKSYCDNILALWEGQYREEKYLAINYAESFSQFIVPQALPTYEYMVRDGQWWDFVDPIASNLYGPVLLKNEDLVRPTIETYVGDEDFWIRRVALLAHLKHKKQTSHEHLFAYCTALAPEREFFIRKAIGWILREYSKSEPKRVLKYLCENEDKLSNLSLKEGAKHLTKLGLYK; this is translated from the coding sequence TTGACAGCCCCAATCGCTAAATACGTTAGAGCTGAGCTAAAGGCTCTTGCTCAGCCAGCCAAGGCTGAGGAAATGGCTGCGTATATGCGCACTGAGATGCCTTTTTACGGTGTGCAAAAGCCTGAGCGCTTGCCTGTTATTCGTGAGTTTAAGCGGCAATTTGCGCCTCATTCGCTCAAGTCATACTGCGACAATATCCTGGCTCTGTGGGAGGGGCAGTATCGCGAAGAAAAATATCTGGCGATAAACTATGCCGAGTCTTTTAGCCAGTTTATTGTGCCGCAAGCACTACCGACTTATGAGTATATGGTGCGCGACGGGCAGTGGTGGGACTTTGTGGACCCTATAGCGTCCAACTTATATGGTCCTGTTTTGCTCAAAAACGAGGACCTGGTGCGCCCGACAATCGAGACCTATGTGGGTGATGAGGACTTTTGGATAAGGAGAGTGGCGCTACTAGCTCATCTTAAGCACAAAAAGCAAACCAGTCATGAGCATCTCTTTGCATATTGCACGGCTCTCGCGCCAGAGCGAGAGTTTTTTATACGCAAAGCGATTGGCTGGATATTGCGCGAATACAGTAAAAGTGAGCCAAAGCGAGTGCTCAAATATCTGTGTGAGAACGAGGACAAGCTCTCCAATCTCAGTTTAAAAGAGGGTGCTAAGCACCTCACCAAGCTGGGTCTGTATAAATGA
- the queC gene encoding 7-cyano-7-deazaguanine synthase QueC, translated as MAKALVVFSGGQDSTTCLYWAKERFDSVHTVTFDYAQRHHREIESARQIAAIAGVPHEVISLGPVFAGISPLTDLSRDVDKFADSESLPGGLAQTFVPGRNIMFFTVAANRAYVLDCDTIVVGVAQQDYGGYPDCREDFVRKLEDAIASGLDRRIAIAAPLMHMTKEQTVELAKTLPGCLEALAFSTTCYEGQCPPCGKCHSCLLRQKGFAQAGIVDPLIARVGCEV; from the coding sequence ATGGCTAAGGCTTTGGTGGTTTTTTCGGGCGGGCAGGACAGTACAACATGTTTGTACTGGGCTAAAGAGCGCTTTGATAGTGTCCATACAGTAACTTTTGACTATGCTCAGAGACATCATCGCGAAATCGAAAGCGCCAGGCAAATCGCAGCTATCGCTGGTGTGCCCCATGAGGTGATATCTCTGGGACCAGTATTTGCTGGCATCAGCCCGCTTACCGATCTCAGCCGCGATGTTGATAAGTTTGCCGACAGCGAGTCTTTGCCCGGTGGTCTGGCACAGACTTTTGTGCCTGGTCGCAATATCATGTTTTTTACGGTCGCTGCCAATCGCGCTTATGTCCTTGATTGCGACACCATTGTTGTTGGTGTGGCTCAGCAAGATTACGGCGGCTATCCCGATTGCCGCGAGGACTTTGTACGCAAGCTGGAGGACGCTATCGCCAGCGGGCTTGATAGACGTATTGCTATCGCTGCACCTCTTATGCACATGACAAAAGAGCAGACAGTTGAGCTGGCAAAGACTTTGCCTGGTTGTCTTGAGGCGCTGGCTTTTAGCACGACTTGCTATGAGGGGCAATGTCCACCATGTGGTAAGTGTCACTCCTGTTTGCTCAGGCAAAAGGGCTTTGCTCAGGCGGGCATTGTCGATCCGCTAATAGCGCGGGTAGGCTGCGAGGTATAA
- a CDS encoding 7-carboxy-7-deazaguanine synthase QueE, whose translation MLGKNPIRVQEKGDGLNLWVQEVFYTLQGEGPFVGRPSVFVRLGGCNLACYFCDTDFESSTWKPDIDELLMRIKDELRSAPQADCKLIVLTGGEPLRQNIVPLVTALVDMGLTVQLETNGTLYQDLPWCDQIHVVCSPKTSGLNTSLVPYVDAYKYVLKAGEIDEEDGLPCGSTKLSGRPEHIARPEHSALSEHNARLERSSRSAVPAVYVMPLDEQDDAKNYANTQACVDVALKHGYRLTLQTHKLLGVR comes from the coding sequence ATGCTCGGTAAAAATCCTATCCGTGTGCAAGAAAAAGGCGATGGACTCAATCTCTGGGTGCAGGAAGTTTTTTATACATTGCAGGGTGAAGGTCCCTTTGTCGGGCGTCCATCAGTCTTTGTCCGCCTTGGTGGCTGCAATCTGGCTTGCTACTTTTGTGATACTGACTTTGAATCCTCAACCTGGAAACCTGATATCGACGAGCTTTTGATGCGCATCAAAGACGAGTTGAGAAGTGCGCCACAGGCTGATTGCAAGCTGATTGTGCTGACTGGCGGAGAGCCTCTGCGTCAAAACATCGTGCCGCTTGTTACTGCGCTTGTCGACATGGGTTTGACTGTGCAGTTAGAGACTAATGGCACACTTTATCAGGACTTGCCCTGGTGTGACCAAATCCACGTGGTTTGTAGCCCCAAGACAAGCGGCTTAAACACATCTCTGGTGCCTTATGTCGATGCGTATAAGTATGTCCTTAAGGCTGGCGAAATAGACGAAGAAGATGGTTTGCCCTGCGGCTCCACAAAGCTGTCCGGGCGTCCTGAGCATATTGCCAGACCGGAGCATAGTGCTCTGTCTGAACACAATGCCAGACTAGAGCGCAGCTCGCGGTCTGCTGTGCCTGCTGTCTACGTGATGCCGTTAGACGAGCAAGATGATGCCAAAAACTACGCCAACACTCAGGCTTGTGTCGATGTGGCGCTCAAGCACGGCTACCGCCTGACGCTACAGACTCATAAGTTGCTCGGTGTGCGTTAG